The Spodoptera frugiperda isolate SF20-4 chromosome 2, AGI-APGP_CSIRO_Sfru_2.0, whole genome shotgun sequence genome includes the window TACTACTACGTAGCACAATATTCTACGCTACTACAACGTTGTACAAATTTGCTACGATTCTTCGACATAGCACAAAATTACAACAATACTACACCGTAGCATCATAATTACAACGATGTAGTGCCATAGTGCTATCATTAGTACATCATTACACCGCAGCGCCAAAACTAGGTACTACGAGTACGTTTTTCCACCGTAGCGGTTATGCTACGACAACATAACTATCGAATTGTTTTTACGCTGTCATGCAATTGTTACAACAATACTACGCAATATCAACACAGTAGTGACAGTAACAACAatactacgccgtagcacaaTAGCTGTAACAACAACTACGCCGTAGCAATTATTCTTGACCAGATATTTCATCAATAACATACCTCGTTCATCAGGAATCTCGTGAATCGCTTCACGGTGCAGTTCGTCGTGGGGACTTGTCAGCGGTACAGGCAGCTTTATCAGGTGAAGGTGGAAGGACCCTGGCTCGCTGTCAGAACACGTTCGGCCGTACAGCGCTGCACGTCGCTGTACTAGCTCAGCATGAGGACGTCGTCTCCTATCTAGCGCAGACCTACCCCGAGCTACTGCGCATTGGAGATAATGTGAGTCACAAACAAAGGccaacttttttgttttaaacgtgGGTCACTAGGGTTTACTCCTACGTTGTGGATATTGGAACTATAAATTCAATAGACGTTTTTTGTAGACACGTGACTTGATCGtaattttttatctaattaCAAAGTTAAGTGCTTTTAATGGGGGcatttctgtatttattttacaaaaataatgttttattcttCACTGACGTGAAATAATTAGTCGAATTGAGCGAACTAGAATAAAAGGTTAatttttctctttctcttaCGTAACAGTTGGAGCGCACACCGCTACATTACGCAATGGGCGTAGAGAAGATAGAGTCGCTGAGCAGGGTGCTGATCAGGGCTGGAGCTAAGCGCGTACTGAAGGACCTCAAGGGTCGACAACCGACGTACTACTTCATGAACAAATCAGAAATACTGCGGCTCAAGGAAGAAGAGGAAGTTTACTGATAGACCACAACAAACACATtagaaaaagttaaaaacaattaGAAATAGGCGTCAAAGATGGCTGTGGCTTGTATTAAAACTTTGTAAAGGGCTTACGATAGATCAGTATACAAGTAGAATAATTACTCGCTTCTTATTACGCACATTTTGCAATTAGCAATCCTTAAGTTGTAATCATCATCGTAGTTATATTAGGAATAGGAAAATTATCGCGTGCCGAATAGTAGATATTTGTGAATTTTCTATggtatgtatattatacttgATGGGACCCTTACCTtgaaaattaatactaaaataaaactaaatgtgGAAATAAACAATTCGTTTTATTAACGAGCGTTCAGCTTGTCTAGTATTATTAGCATAATCACCCtgatgataaaatatataatgcgactacaacaaaatgttaatctaaaaattgaaaatttattcTATAAAATGAAGTACATCGATTACTAAATAATAAgaacaaacattacaatataTCGATATATGTTACACAAAATTGTGATTTTGACGCGCGCACAAACAATCAATGTCCATAATCAGttaattttaaagtacctacaattaattataacgatATCTCCTTAGATGTTCATGTGGGGAACTGCCAAGGTATGGGATTTATATACATCTGTGATACGGTACCACGCATACCTGGAAAGAATCGTCATGTTACGAGTGAGTAAAACGTAGAACTTTTACAAATTGGCAGGCATTTGGGTTACGCATATTGTTTCATTTTTCAGATGATCACCGATCACatattatactttaatttaactcGTCGTAATTATACACATATACCTACACTACATTTTACGATACACAAGGTTTAAAGTTTGATTTCAAATTATAACTACTACTATTATCTTTttatagtagtttttttttatttgcaacaaAGTACCTATGGGAGAAGTCGAGTAAATACctaaaataagtatattattactagcggacccgacagacgttgtcctgtctacacgttaatttgaaaattttaaactttttttaataagctaaaacattctggacctttttgatgaaaattatgatattcaaatgttatgacaatatctaacgtcattaatatttgacactgcgatggtagcgccgtccgtcggatccgatgtaaaacattccaaaatcaacaactactaataaattaaaattaattaaaaaaaacattgtccagcggacaaaattgtgaatctaaaccattctcagatccccttgaacacacaaaaaaattcatcaaaatcagtccagtcgtttaagagaagttcagtgacatacacacttacagaagaattatatatataaagataagatAATTAAGAAAAAGCAGAGAaagaattattgaattattttgcCGTCATTATAATCATAGAAAACACCCTGAACAGAATTAACACAACCGTTTACGAACTAACAACACAAAATTTCATTTtccaattaaacatttaatagttGAACCAGTTAGCTACGTTGTTCATCATATTGGAACAACACGTCAATGCTCGACCATCGTAAACAGTGAATAATGGATGTCAACACGACGGTCAATAAACGGAAAAATGCATGTCGTTCCATTTCAGGTCGACGTGTATTAAGCGTCACGTGCGATGTACTTGTACGTTTagcctagataatatttattacccGAGAGGTCGATAAAATAGGTTGCATTGTTTCTATGTTGATAGTTGTATTTTTGCCGTTgcacgataaataaatattatgacgcgtatttttagggttccgtagccaaatggcaaaaaacggaacccttatagattcgtcatgtctgtctgtctgtttgtccgtcCATCCGTGTgtcacagtatttttttattaattaaaaataacatatttcatAACGTAGATGCGTACGAGTACTTCCACGCCTAAAGGagttttttttgtctttattttagtttttatttctttttaggtatttttaagttgtaaataatttagtcatagttattattagataaaagtaattaatattttgattagacgaaaatcatccaatgacttctcccaccttgggcgaggcgagagggaatgtcagactcttactgactaaaaaccagttttcgttccggagccccggtagacccggtaggtagtccgcagctccggatcaggcatcaaccctactgggccccatctatttTGATTAGACGagacgggtctggttctgttcgggcggtgagctacccatcgccgcccgcaggcccgcactttcGATTTCTCtccgcgacggctggggcgtgaattTTATCTCATATTTATTTCTTCCGGCAATTTTATCTCTAGCTGTCTTATCTAAAGATTACATTAGAAATCCTTTTTATACTTAATCTTGTCCTTCTGGACATTAATATCTAATTACCAACTCTATATTAagtacaataaagttgaaattgccACACCAATGATATAAAGTGGTACTAACTTAGTTCTCCTTGGTTGAGTGGCACGGGGAGCGGCTTATTCTTGCTGGTACGCAGCCAGTCCCTGTACGCCCGCTCGCTGTTTGCTCGCCTACGCTCGTCCTCGATAGCAGCGCGCGCTGCTCTACGCTCTTCCCGGGTTTTCATTGCTGCAATATTTATTACGAAGATAAACActtatattttgtcataattaattaagtattatcaTCTTTCCACGTAAAATGTCTTTAGACTTGTCGCAAATGCTCTTGAGTTCAATTTGTTGTATAAATCTTGAAATTTCCGTAACCTTTCGTAAAGTATTTGAGGATCTTGGGTGGCTGTTAGGTTGTTCCTAAGGAGATTCTCAGGAATAGATAAGCCCACAATGAAATGACAGGGGCAAAGTTACATATTTCAAGCACATAGTATGTaagtacagtactctcaacggatcttggcaggtctgaactacgtgcagaaggctgcgcagtaagtatttttaagaaccaaatggtggcatgaggcgagatGCGGGGGCGGCGATCTGGGCTAAAGATCGACCATTTCGTACCGTACCTAATATTGTTAAACAAATTGAGCCTCTAgcattgcttgaaactagtcgagttcctcgtcaaacaagcgtgcgtaagccgataacataatcattaacaaattggtatttaataaaattaccttttaaTTCTTCTTCCTTCCTACGGATCCACTCTGCTAGTTTCTCCTCCTTGTCTCTCTCGCGCTTGTTTCGTTCTCTTTCTAATTGTTCGTTGTGTCGGTACTGTCGCATTATGTCCTCGGCTCGCTGCCGCTCCGTTTGGGTCCGTTTTCGCTCCAGCCACCGTCGGTACGACTCCTCCCGTTGCTCCTGAGATGGCGTGGGTCCAGCCTGCCGCTTCATCTTGTCAAGACGAGCTTTATCACGTTTCTAGAGATGTTGAACAttgatgtaggtacattttttcgTAGTTCCGATTTATGTAGCAAAGTCCAAATGTtagaatactaaataaattaataggtaggtagtatAGTAGAGTAGTTagttccggagctgtggactacttagcgggaTACCCGCACTCCGGCTCTAagagctggagtaggaacggggtaggttttagtcagtaagaatctgacgcACCCTTTCGTTTCATCCAAAGTAgacattggatggttttcccccttaaaaaggggTAATTAGTTACCATGTAGGTAACTAATTACTATTTAAAGGTAGGTTAGCTACCATTAACTACTTACCTGCCAAAGTAAAAGTCACTACCTTCGTCATCACCAGCTTATTATCCTCCACTGTTGAACATAGGCCTCATCAATAGCACACCACTAAACTCGATATTCAGCTCTTCGAATCAAGGCACTGCTAGCCACTTTGCGGATTTCGCGACCTCATCTAGCCAGAGTTGTCTTACACTACGAGAGCTTAGATGCGGTCATAATTCAAGAACACGTCTACCCTAATGGTCATCGATTCTTCGATAAATATGACCATTGCAGTCACAACTAACATTAAATGGGTgtttaaaaaatctacaaaatcaTCGAATCTACCTCTTGGTCTTTCCGTGCCAGCCATTGTTTAAAGGCTTCCTGCTTTTTCTTTTCATTGCGCTCTCGTTCTTCCTTAGTTGTAGTAGTAGTCGATACGGACGCCACTGATAACCGAAACGTGTCGGGTCTATCTTCCCGGTAGGTGCGGTCAAACCGTGGCGTTTCTTCATCTACATCTAAGTCTTTCACATTCGCTGGACCTGTCAATCGACACGACTTTCTCTTCACACTACCTGACGAGACACTCGAGCCGCGGCCACTCAGCAGTGGGGTTGAGTTACTCCTATAACTACTATGTGGGTGCGGCGTGACGTCAGAGATGCACGAGTCTGTATGCAGAGATGTCACGGAATGCGTCGACTCCACTGGTTCAATATAAATGGCCGGATTTATGTAACGTGTTTTACTTTTTCTCGAAGCAACGGATTCTGAATCACTATAGTATTGAATATTTTCACCAGCACCATCGAATACATGATTGGAATTTCTCGATTTCAAATCGTACACGGTTGTATTACGGGCGCTGTCGCCAAAGTTCCCTTTGTCGATGTCGCTCGCCATTGCATCAAAAAcctttaacaatttattaccataattaaataaatctataacaCTAGAGCAAAATCTTGACAAtgcaaaataaatctaaaaaatatattgttgtagAAGTAGACTGTCAAAATGTCTTACCCCTAAAAGAACGTTACGTCAAAATACCCAAGTATGGATGGTTCTGAAAACGAAACTCGTTTGACTTTTGTTAGTGACCAGTAGCGATTTGGTTTAATAACTTttctacaattaaaataaattatttttaatgcttatgtaacataataatcgTAAGAATGATCGACAATAGTTAAAGTACTGAAACCATCTAAAGTATACTCACCACGCCAATTGTTCCATGGCTGTAGACAGAAGAAACTACGGAGCGCCAAGAGCGCCACTTAGTATGATCCTTCTTTACCTTTCATCACATTTATTTAGTCCAAAGACTATAGCAGAGTATATGGGAAGTACTTACGTATTATGTAAAACATAGATGGtcttatgtacctacttgtcATAGAAGGCGGTAGATAGTATAGAGGTGGTTTCAGTTTCTATATGACTAAAGCCTCGTCTCCaagaacatttgtcgagcgacatgtgtcctcagagacatcgggcgatgtcgggcgacATCGGACTACActgttgactgtgcgacaaggaacagtttcaacaatgtcgcggcgttGTCGTCAAATGTTCCTAGTCGGGACGAGGCTTAATGATCATAAAAATGACACAGTTCCGATGTCCTGTGTTCTGATTTCTTTGAAGTTAATACGGCATAAGATTCAATTTTCCTTGGCCGAAGTTATAAATTCTGTTTCGATTTTACATTCATTGATACATTGAGAGATTTCTTGAAGAAAAATTGCActcaaaataaaactacaagtttACACATTCATAGAaatgtattcattattattattatcgacatgggtatattatttaaattaaaactgacTGACAGATAAGCCAATTACATCACTTTTCGATAAATTTCAATCAGGAATACTTATGTGAtagttgtattatttaaaaaccgaAATTTTTAGATTCCATTACTTGCTTGTATTGTAAATCATTAGGTTTATTGAATGTCATATTAAGTAACAATATTTTAGCTTAACTAAATCCTATTTATGAATAGTTTTGGAACAACTGACGAGATAATTATATTGCAGTGTCATAGCAAGTTGtcagtgtaaatataaatacaaaaaggagtgatttaaatataaatagggCCTGCTTCACAGTGTCTAATTAAATTGCTGTTAATTTTACTGACACACTCAATCAGACACTGTGAAACAGGCCCCTTACCttttgtgaaaattaaaatagtcaTAAAATGTCATTGTCAATATAATAACCACAATATTAATACACAAATAAGAAATGGATTACGACACAGCACTCAGTCTCACATATAATACGAGTCTTCTGCCTCTCAACCTTGCTATAAAACTacaacacaattaattaatttttactcACTAGACAAATTAGcacctaaaatataataatacaggAGTTATAATCACTTGTAACATATCGCGTAAATCTATAAAGAAGTACTTGAAAATGTTACGTTCATGggtatgtaataacaatttatagaaGCATGTGTCGAcatatgcaaataaatatttacataaatagcGCCTAGTGAGTAAAAATCAAGATATACGAAAGCCAGTTACAGTATTACTCTTAGATCCACAATGTATTCTTACAATCGCATGTGACTAAAGAGATACTACTTGAGATTTAAATAGTGCCTAGTACAGAGACTCTGCGTTTGAGGAACGTGGCTTTTTGATCTTCTCCAAGTTCTTGATGACAATGTCGTGAAGTGAACAGTAACGGTTACGGATTTCGCACATCACAAGCCATAGGGACAGGTACTCCTTCTCGTCCAGCTCCtgatatacaaacaaacaaattattgtacTGGATAAGGACTAAACACACTTTCAACaatgcttttccactagagatgtgctatggatgcgtttggcttccgtCCTATGCATAGCATAACACAGGTCGAAAACGGATTCAATTTTATATGGAATAATGTGTGCTATGTTGTATTTCCCTACGATCGATTCATACTcgagctatgtagttgtgcgaggaagatgcgcttcctcgcacaactacatagcttagtatcagtggaaacggtcacatagtagTAAGCTGTGAGCTTAGCTattgcatcttcgtagcatagctacataacacatgtctggtggaaaagcacactaagaTGCAAATACTTTTGTAGCTGTAAATTCCTACACACATGATGttgtatcatattatattgCTACCACATGCTACagatcataattataaataaatatcttgcaTGTGGACttgtattaaaacatttatgatCTTGTCTTGTCCTAATTgactattaatttatgtaattttattgtaagctTCCGATACGAGTGCGCGCGCATGATAAATAAACAGTGAACAAAACTGCATAGAGGTGAAAGACACATTGATTAGACAAAGACATGCTGACAAAATGTggtgttgttatattttatttttgtaatggctTGGCTAAGACGCAACTACGCTAATagttattaattaggtatttggtTCCATTACGTGTGCTGTGCCAAAAAGCACATACAATCAAGTCAATCTCCATAATGTACTaagaatgaaaacaaaaaccatttttcctgtgttattgaaaatatcctactaatattataaactagcttccgcccgcagcttcactcgcgttcccgtgtgataaaaagtagcctatttgtttgttattccaGGCCATAATCTACTCTTATTCTAAATTTTATCCTGATCTCtctagccgttttgacgtgattgactaacaaacatacatatgtacaaactttctcatttataatattagtaagaagtaaGATGTGAAAGcttgttactccttcacatctaaacagctgaagggattgggattaaaggaacagggatagattatggtctggaataacacatacacACTTTTTATACCACAGGAACACAGGCAAAGACACTGACATaagctagttatacatatatcaaaattttacattacTTCAATAGGAAGCTTTTTTTGcaattaaggaaaaatatttttgtaggtaagTTCTGGGTTTTCCTGT containing:
- the LOC118268981 gene encoding trichohyalin: MASDIDKGNFGDSARNTTVYDLKSRNSNHVFDGAGENIQYYSDSESVASRKSKTRYINPAIYIEPVESTHSVTSLHTDSCISDVTPHPHSSYRSNSTPLLSGRGSSVSSGSVKRKSCRLTGPANVKDLDVDEETPRFDRTYREDRPDTFRLSVASVSTTTTTKEERERNEKKKQEAFKQWLARKDQEKRDKARLDKMKRQAGPTPSQEQREESYRRWLERKRTQTERQRAEDIMRQYRHNEQLERERNKRERDKEEKLAEWIRRKEEELKAMKTREERRAARAAIEDERRRANSERAYRDWLRTSKNKPLPVPLNQGELSMRGTVSQMYINPIPWQFPT